The DNA segment TCAGGAGGCAAGTAAGCCAAGCCGCGCATCACAAGGGCAGCATGTGCCTTAAAACCAAGGGAATTCAGTATAGCTGCGGTTGAGGCTGAAAAATCTTTGCAATCGCCGACACCACTGTCAGCAACGGCTTTCAATGAGCGCGGAGAAAATTTACCTTCAATGGTTCGCCAATCCCCCATGTAGCGAATCTTTTCAGACAATTGGGATGTCACTGAATTAATAATATCTACCGGATTGGAAAAGGTGGCGGCATTTTTTTTAATGGACGCTTGCAACGGAGGTAACTCTTGATTAATAACGCGCTCGTAGTCTTTGGCAGATGCTTTTGAAAACGCCTCATTAGAATCAAAGGTTGAAATGCTGATCCATGTTCTTAAGGATTCAGGGATTTGGTTGGATTGTGGTTCATTCGCAAGGTCGTCATAGATTGGTTTTTTTGCGGATAAACTCAAAGTATAGAACTTTCCTTCCTTGCACGTTTTAATCTCGAGTCGAGAACGAGGGTCGTTTATCAAGTGGTGAAACGGTAATTCTGCTTTGATCTTGATGTTAATATTTTTCCAGTAAGCGCCTTGGCCAACATAGTATTTTAAAGCAAAGTAATTTGGAAGAGGCTGCTTGAATGTTTTGATTTTATATTTCAAATATACCTTTGAGCCGCTACCAACATGGGGGTATGAAATAAGAATTTGAAAGAGTTGGTCAAATCCACTGATCTCACTGGCAAGGGGTTTGGTTTCTATCATGTCTTTCGGGACAATGTATTCTTTTCCATCGATGATTGTTTTTGCCTCGATGATGTCTATCTTCTCTATGTTTTCATTAAATTGAATGCGTTCAGCACTAAAAGCATTCCTCCCAGACTCATTAAGGATTTTGATTTGCTTTTCAACAATTTCTTCTGACTTTCCGTCCTTATCAACCACGATGTCACTATTATAAAATTCAACTTCTGCGGGTGCATCTTTGATCGTTGCCCAACGTGCATAAATGGGTAACGGGGAAAAGATTGGACTTAAAAGGAGAGCGAAAAAGAATGTGGAGATAAGGCGCATTTTCAGCATAAGGCTTAAGACTTCTCATAATTAAAATATTATTTTCCTTAAAGGCAGTATAGGGATTTTAAGTCTCAGTTCAATAGTCTTTTTTGTCACTTAATGTATGAACGTCGATTTATAGAGAGCTGCATGACCTTTTGTAATAGGGCTTTGATAATTTCTCATATTCATTAACCCTTCATTAAGAAATTTCCTTTCACCATCAACACTAGAGAGATGCATTTAGACTTAAAGATAATGGGAGAAAGCTCATGTCAGATAGACAATCGATAACGCCGATAGGCTCATTTACTTCGGCATCTGCTCTGCTGGCAACTCGAGGAACAGATGAGGACTGGGAGAATTCTTTTAAAGTCGATCCCACCCTCAATAAGTACAAAGAATCGGAAGCGATGGGGTATGGCATTGAACGCTGTCTTTATGAGTTTAATCCAGAACTTTCCTGTTTAAGTCCTTGCCTTATCCATGCGGCTGTTTTGACCCCAGCCGAAGCGTTGATTGCGTTGGAAGAAGTGGCCACACAGCCGAATCACCCCACTCTTCCCGTTGATCGGCATCTGGCTGCTTTTTTGATCAGTCGCTGGAAAGGCCTGAGTTTGTCTGATTTGCGGGATATGGGAAAGCCCCAAAGGGAGGTCAAAAATCTTGCCATATTAAGGATATTAGCAGGCGTTCAAGGGGGCTTTAAGATTAAGGCCTTGCCGAATTTGTGCCAATGGATGGCAGACGTTTGTTCGCCAATGATCACGCAATATCATAACCTAAAAGCCCGCGCTAAGGCGCAAGGAGACATCGCTAAAGCAGTATCTTCCGGCCAGTTGAGCAAATTGGTTAAGATTTTTGAAAATCGTCAAGCTTTGAGGGAAGATGACTGTGATTTTCAGGCAGCCAAAATCGAAGTATTGTTAATTGAGTCAGAAATCAAAGAGATTGAAGCAAAAGTCAGGAATCGGAATAATGCTCAACACAAGTCAGGTTTGACTATTTGGGCAACACTGACGTTGCCCCTGAGAGAACTTAGGAATGCGTGGGAGAAGCGGCAAGCCAATCATCGCATGAGACGCCTTTATGAGCGTTCCGAGATGTTGTATGACGCTTGGGGCGATGCGCTTCTTCCCGGAGCCAGAAATCCTTCATTGGCCTTTTGGAAGCGACTTTGGGCAAAAATGAATGAGGCAGATATTCCTAAAATGGGCAGGGAAATCAATGTTGACGGGCGCTTGAAATCTGACTAGTTTCTAATTGTTGCTGAAGTAGCTCAGTTGGTAGAGCAACTGATTCGTAATCAGTAGGTCGGAGGTTCGATTCCTCTCTTCAGCACCAGGGATTCTGCGGATTACAAGGGATTCCAAGATTCTCAAAATTCTTCCGGGTATACCCCGGGTATACTTTCGGATGGTTTTGCAATTTTCACCCATAAAAACCCTCAAAATAGATGAACAATTCAAAGAGGAAGATAGGAATAAGAACTTTAAGATCGTTGAGCATTTGGTGTGGGGACTTCTCCGCCTTGCCCGAACCTATGAGGTCTCCCCATTTGGGGAATCTCGCGCGAGCCTTAATGAAGCGTTCGAGTTGATTGTGGGGAATACGCCTCTAAAGTCCAAATCCAATATAGCAGCAAATGAGCCTCCCCTCTGCGGGGAAAAGGCTTATGGTGTCCAGTTTAATGCCTATAAATCTGACTGTCATTTTGTGGCTGCATACAAACATCTGGAAGGGAACGATCCTTCTTTCTCCTTAACTCAGCCTGAACACATTGGGAAGTTCCTAAGCCTCTCCCACTGGTTCAGGGCTAAGCTGCTGACGCTCAAAACCCCCAACGTTAAAGAGAAATTTATGTTTTCTGAAGAGTCCCTCTTGTCTCTTCCGGAGTGGATAAGCAGTAACGACATTCATATATCGATTGACCTTTACGAAGATAAGCTGCAGAAGCTAATTGCTACACTCCAAAAGGTGGCTTGAAATTATGAATTACCTATAACCTCCGCAAAATTTTTGCGGAGGTATGACTACATTCAATCTTCCTCCTTCTATCTAATAACCGAAACAGAACTACGTAGATGTCACCTCAGTAATTTTATAATCCAAGTTTATTCAAGCAATTCTTTATCTATAATTATATTTGACCTTGTTCATGTTTGTAAATATTGAGAGAGGAATATGAGTATGAAAGAATGGAATGAACATCGACTTTTAAGCCGTAAAGAAGCTGCTGAATTTTTGGGGGTGAAGGAGATCACGCTTGCCATCTGGCAATCGACTCAACGCCACAAGATACCCATCGTGAAGGTCGGAAGGCTTGTTAAATATAAATTCCCAGATCTTCTCGAATTCATTGAGCGATGCACGATCAACCAATCAACTCTTGAGGGGAAGAAGGTGAGTGATACGTCTTCTGACATCATATGAGGGGTTTACGTGAAAGCTATCCCAGAAGTGAGGGAGAATGCGCTGAAGAGTTCGTCGACGCCATGGCTCGTTGGAACATTCATTTTCGGGGGGCTATCATAGACAATGGCGAGATCCATCGCTTTGCATCTGGAGAGCGAGGAGACAAGGATTGCTGGTACGTTTTTCATGGACTAGCAGGGGCTTTTGGGGATTGGAGCATGGACATTCATGAAAAGTGGTGCGTAGAAAGAGGCAATTTATCTTACCCCGATAAGGAGAATCTCAAGCTACAGATAGAAACAGCGAAAAAGAAATTTGCTGAAGAAATTCAGCAAAGACACCATGGAAGCAGTTTATCGGCCTTGAGTAAATGGAATGGGTCGTCTGAGGTTGCTCACTCTCCTTATTTGCGGCAAAAGCAAGTTGAAGCCTTTGGCGTGCGCTCGTATCAAGATTCTCTAGTTATTCCCTTAAAGGATAAGGCTGGCAAATTATGGAGCCTCCAATGGATTGCTCCCGGTGGGACAAAACGCTTTTTGAAAGGTGGACGTAAAAAGGGATGTTTCCATCATATTGGTGTTTTTGAAGAGGGCAAGCTGATTTACGTCACAGAAGGGTATGCAACAGGTGCGAGTGTCTATATGGCAACCCATCAAACAACAGTCATTGCTTTTGATGCAGGGAATATTGATCCAGTTGTTGAGGAGATCAGGAGAGCTCACCCCAAAAATCCAATCATCATTGCGGGTAATGATGATGTCTGGAGAGATCACAATAAAGGTCGAGAAAAAGCGGAGCAGGCTGCCCTTAAACATGGGTGTTCCGTTGTCTTTGCTCAATTCAAAAGTAGGGAAAGCAAACTTACGGACTTTAATGATCTTCATGTGCTGGAGGGATTAGGGGAAGTTAAAAATCAATTGGAACGTGCTCAGATTATTATTGAAAATGACCCTCTGCCAATTACTAGCACCCTCTTGCCTGTCCTGCCCTTTACCTTGGACATGATGCCTGAGTCCCTTCAGCCCTGGATAAAAGATGTTGCTTATCGTCGGCAATGCTCCATTGATTTTGTGGCTATTCCGACCATTTTGATGTTATCGAGCTTGATTGGTGCGAGGTGTAGCATTAAACCCCACGAGAAGGATGACTGGATGGTTGTCCCAAACCTTTGGGGTGGAATTTTAGGCGATCCGGGAACTTTAAAAACGCCCGTCTGTGGGGAAGTGCTGTTTCCCCTTGGGTATTTAGAGTCAAAAGCAACCGAAGATTACAATGACAAGAAAATCAAATATGAAGCCGAGAAGACCGCGTTTATAGAGGGTAAAGGGTGTTTAGAGCGTAAAATAAAAGATATTGTGGACCAAAAAGAAGGAGCATTAAACAAACAAGATGACCTTGCCTTTGTGACAGATGAATTAGCCGCCCACCTCAAAAACAGCCCTACTGAACCCGCTTATAAGCGCTACAAGGTCAGCGATACGACAGTTGAGAAAATGCAGGAAATTCTTTCACAAAATTCCCGAGGTGTCCTTGTGTTTCGCGATGAACTCATGGGTTTCTTGGAAAGTTGGGAGAAGAAAGGCCATGAATCCGATCGTTGCTTTTATCTTGAAGCCTGGAAGGGAGATAAATCCTACACGATTGATCGCATCGGAAGGGGTATGGTTCATGCAGAGAATATTTGTGTCTCGATTTTAGGAACAACGCAACCGGATAAAATCTCGACGTATCTTCATAAAGCAATCAAAAAACTCGATAATGATGGGTTGCTTCAACGCTTTCAGCTGCTCGTTTATCCCGACAAAAAATCTTGGTCGCTGGTTGATGAGTATCCAGACCATATTGCCAAAAACCGTGTATTTGAGATTTGTAAAACGATAGATGCCATGGTTTTTGGGGATTATGGTGCCCAAGCACCTGAGCCCCTCTATGAAGGTCAATATACCATTCCCTTTTTCCGGCTCTCAACAGAAGCGCAAGCCCCATTTCATGAGTGGCTCAAAAGACTTCAAGAAAAACTCGACAGCAACGACCATCCAATTATTCTGCAACATTTATCAAAATACAGAAGCCTCATGCCGTCCTTGGCCCTTATCTTTCATGTGGTCGACAATGCTGATGGGAAAAGGGAAAGAGACATCAGTCTATCCTCAGTTCAAAAGGCAGCGGCATGGTGTGATTATTTAGAATCTCACGCCCGACGCATTTATGGGATGGTTTTGGATACGACCTTTGAAGCGGTCCCCACATTATCCAAAGCGGAAGAATTGCTGGCTTGGATGCGCAAACAAACCAGCCGTTCTGACCAACCCTTAAAACGTCGGTTTATCTTGCGATATTCGAAATTCAGAAGCTCCAAAGACCTTGATCTGCTCCTGTCCGATTTGGTGCAGATGGGCTATATCCAAGAGGGTAGTAAAGGAACATTTCATATTGTTCATCAAGCATTATATTAAGTTAATGGATAATCTGCACAAATGATCTTAGATTTTTTGTATTGAGAGAGCCCAAAACCTATATATGATTAATTCGCTATACCTTGATCCTTTCAGCAATATAAGGTTGAGTCAAAAATCTATTTGTAATCGCCCATCCTCAAGCAAGACTTGCCCGTTATTTATGTTAAGTAGTTGTAGCTCTGATGCCGACATGTAGGTTTTGCATGGGTAATAGCTCATTTTTTACTTTCAAATTGGAAATTAATCATTTATAAATATTAATTATGTAGTTTAAATAATGATCATTGCAATGTTAGTAATAAATCAACAAATACATAGTATGCAAATATCAGATAGAAAAAGTTACAAATGAATAAAGGGATAATCAAATGGCAGTAGACTTAGAAACATCAGATTATTTTCGGGATTTTGATTGGGGAAATCTTAAAGCGTTTTATTATGTTGCCAAAGTTGGAAATATTTCAGGAGCCGCTCACTTCTTGAAGCTATCTCAGCCAGCGATGAGTCGGCAAATTTCGAAGCTTGAAAAGCATTTAAGGTATCCTTTGTTTACGCGCAATAGAGGAGGTGTAAAGCTAACCCGTAAAGGCGAAGAGCTTCTCAGCGTAGTAGAAAGTACTTTTTTAGGTTTAAGAGGATTTACGCATAATACTCATGCTCTTACAAAAATTACGAGAAAAAGAAAGATTAAAATAGCAACATCTTATGCAGTCGCTACTTATGTAATAAATGATCTGATTCTAGAATATAGTATCAAGAACCCAAATGTTGTTTTTGAGATCATTGCAAGAGATGATGTTCTTGACGTCATTTTGAATGATGTTGATATTGCGATTTGTCCCTATGATCCCCATCTTCAAGGTGTGATCCAAGAACCTTTGCTTACTTTGCAAAAGAAGCTTTATGCCAGTGAAAAATACTTAGCGCAGTATAAAGAGCCAAGAAAAGTTGAGGACTTGAAGGATCACCGTTTAATAGCTATTAGCTCTAATGCAGAAAACTATCCTTATGCAGATGTTAACTGGATTTTAAAACTTGGCCTGCCCGAAGGTAAGCTGCATGAAGCTTCATTTTTTTCAAATTCAATTGAATGTATGGTAAGTGCTGCAATAAGAGGTATTGGAATTATTGCTAGTTATGATGAAATGGCAATTTTAAAAGACGCCAGGCTCAAAAATATACTCCCGAATGTAACTGATAATATGGTCAAAGAATACTTTATTTATCCTAAACACCTTAAGGGAGATAATGATATTATTGATATCAAAAACTATTTACAAAAAACACTTCTTTTTAATGATACCTGAATTTAAGGCTTCTAATTCATTATGAAGGCCTTGAAGAAACCTCTAAGTCTACCAAACAAAATCAGCCATAATGATATGTACGTGTAGGTTGGAACCTTACTTTTTTTATTTTCATGTGAGCCTCCTTTAGTATCTTTCCTAATCTATTGTTGTTCTTAATTATTTTCTTGGTCCAATCTCTAGAGCCATTTCACTATCTGGTAAATTTTAGTAAAATGACCCTCAAGCATTGGAATATTTACGCCTCAGCAAATGATTTTGCAAGTTTATTTTCCATTTCATCGAGGATATGAAGGGTAAATTCGAACAATGCGAGGGTTAGAAGAGCATGTTTTCGGCTCTGGGGAGCAAGACATGCGGCAAAGTGTACCGGCATATCGCAGTGTCGATGTTCCTGGTTGATTTTGTAGTGTAAGTCATATCCCCGAGCAGCATCCGGCTTTGAAGATAGTTTAATAACCCTGGAAATCGGGTCTTGCCCCTCGTAATAGGCTGCCTCAAACAAATTTACCATGGCTGAAAATGCTAACGGACAAATTTCGGCCACCCGTTTATGAGAAGCTAGAAGCCACTTGGTTCCATCAGCTACAGGAAAATTATCTTTATCCAATCCGATGTCGCTAAATACCTGCTCCATAAATTTATAATGTCCGGCTTCATCAGCCATAAAATGCTCGATTAGCTCACTTGCTTTTGAGAAGTGGATCAATGCGGGCTCCATGGAACGCCCTGACTCTTTTGTCACATACCAGGATTGTTTTGATATCCACCCAATCATATGGAAAAACTTTTCTTCATCGCGCTTGAGGAGTTTCTCAAGGAACTTGCCAAATCCATCTTGGCCTGACCAAGTCGTGCTTTCCCACTCCAGACGATAGCAGATGAGGTAGGTGACAAAACTTATCGGGTCATAAAGGTCAGTGCCCTTGATGCGGGCCTTGTCTAATATCTTTTCGCGGTCCCAATTCCAATTCAAAGGGATGTCTTCTTTGAGAGAGTCATCTATTGGACATCCAAAAGTCTCTATAAGTTTATGGGGCGTTGATGAATCAACATTTAAGTCTGTACATATTTGAAGATCTTTTCCTGCAAATTCTTCTAAGGACCTAGGTTTTATATAGAATACAGGATAATCTTTGAGGTCTTGGATAAATTTTTGAACGTTCCTGTTGCAAGGATCAGAGTGCAGGAGGCTGGTGGCATCCTTGATCCACTCTTTATCTTCGGGTGTCACATCAATTTCCATGGAGACCCAAGGGAGGGAAAGGACAAAACTATCGTTCTGTTCAGCCCAATCAATCGTCAACCTTTCGTGGGGAATATATGTCATTATTCTTGTCTCATTATTTTATTTTAAAATCGCAAAGTTAATGACTTTTACCATGAGGGAACCTTCAGTTTCTATGTTTTTATGTCGCAGTCATGAAAAATTCAATTCAATAAAGCCTTTGAGCTTGTAGGGTAATTCTGTAAATTAGGGGTATGTTTCCCCTCTATTGGGTATCAGGAGAATAAATTTGCAAGCAAGATCTTTAAATAAACCAGCATCTGGAATGACCTATCTCTATATAACGCAAGCTTTATGTAACTTTGGGTTTTATGGCATTAAATCAATCTTCGTTTTATATGCCATCCAGCAGCTCAATCTCGACAAACCTCAAGCCATTGCTCTTTTTGCAACCTTTATGACTCTTTGTTATGCAACATCTCTTATTGGAGGCACAATAGCCGATCGTGTCCTTGGCATTAAAAACACAGTACTCATGGGCGGTCTTCTCACTTTCACGGGATTGTTGAGCTTTACTTTTTCATCCCCCGAATTCTGTTATCTCGGTTTGGCTTTTATGAGTTTGGGGTCTGGCTTCTTTAAACCGAACTTATCAACTTCAGTTGGTCTGTTTTTCGAAAACCCAAAGGATCCTCAAAAAGACAGGGCATATTCTCATTTCTACATGGCCATGAATGTAGGGAGTCTTCTCGCGCCGCTCGTGTGCGGGCTTGTAAGTATGCAGTATGGTTGGAATTATGGGATTCTCCTGATTGCGGGAGGCTTTCTTGGGGCTACCTACCTGTTTAATCAAAAAGTTCATTTTGGAGATCAAGAATCCTCGAGGGTCAATCTGACCTTTCTAAAATCGCTGCTTCTGGGAAT comes from the Alphaproteobacteria bacterium genome and includes:
- a CDS encoding helix-turn-helix domain-containing protein, which produces MKEWNEHRLLSRKEAAEFLGVKEITLAIWQSTQRHKIPIVKVGRLVKYKFPDLLEFIERCTINQSTLEGKKVSDTSSDII
- a CDS encoding DUF3857 domain-containing protein: MLKMRLISTFFFALLLSPIFSPLPIYARWATIKDAPAEVEFYNSDIVVDKDGKSEEIVEKQIKILNESGRNAFSAERIQFNENIEKIDIIEAKTIIDGKEYIVPKDMIETKPLASEISGFDQLFQILISYPHVGSGSKVYLKYKIKTFKQPLPNYFALKYYVGQGAYWKNINIKIKAELPFHHLINDPRSRLEIKTCKEGKFYTLSLSAKKPIYDDLANEPQSNQIPESLRTWISISTFDSNEAFSKASAKDYERVINQELPPLQASIKKNAATFSNPVDIINSVTSQLSEKIRYMGDWRTIEGKFSPRSLKAVADSGVGDCKDFSASTAAILNSLGFKAHAALVMRGLAYLPPEKTLPSYYNSNHAIVKATSKDGQIFWIDPTNFTSMADGIYPDISDRPVLVLDSQNPSYENIPSINANHAKMIIKERLEIKDNDLLKTQGEMSLTGERAQPFTGAALSHSLQLIEEAVIQTLSGETSPLNPKVVLPPLNSRIVKDLLVIYAYEQENHLLLTNKGPAILLHFSWTDNLVDTSPTQEGTTFIGLPMTQHKKISFPNMDAEQAKTLTYQVKTPWVEAKRDCRAGEQGFEMIEDSKVLKSFISAQEVRSKQFQDLRNDLKKYASKLALVVSSLPKEPLKKSNNDPLAKDQ
- a CDS encoding DUF3987 domain-containing protein, which gives rise to MARWNIHFRGAIIDNGEIHRFASGERGDKDCWYVFHGLAGAFGDWSMDIHEKWCVERGNLSYPDKENLKLQIETAKKKFAEEIQQRHHGSSLSALSKWNGSSEVAHSPYLRQKQVEAFGVRSYQDSLVIPLKDKAGKLWSLQWIAPGGTKRFLKGGRKKGCFHHIGVFEEGKLIYVTEGYATGASVYMATHQTTVIAFDAGNIDPVVEEIRRAHPKNPIIIAGNDDVWRDHNKGREKAEQAALKHGCSVVFAQFKSRESKLTDFNDLHVLEGLGEVKNQLERAQIIIENDPLPITSTLLPVLPFTLDMMPESLQPWIKDVAYRRQCSIDFVAIPTILMLSSLIGARCSIKPHEKDDWMVVPNLWGGILGDPGTLKTPVCGEVLFPLGYLESKATEDYNDKKIKYEAEKTAFIEGKGCLERKIKDIVDQKEGALNKQDDLAFVTDELAAHLKNSPTEPAYKRYKVSDTTVEKMQEILSQNSRGVLVFRDELMGFLESWEKKGHESDRCFYLEAWKGDKSYTIDRIGRGMVHAENICVSILGTTQPDKISTYLHKAIKKLDNDGLLQRFQLLVYPDKKSWSLVDEYPDHIAKNRVFEICKTIDAMVFGDYGAQAPEPLYEGQYTIPFFRLSTEAQAPFHEWLKRLQEKLDSNDHPIILQHLSKYRSLMPSLALIFHVVDNADGKRERDISLSSVQKAAAWCDYLESHARRIYGMVLDTTFEAVPTLSKAEELLAWMRKQTSRSDQPLKRRFILRYSKFRSSKDLDLLLSDLVQMGYIQEGSKGTFHIVHQALY
- a CDS encoding LysR family transcriptional regulator, which codes for MAVDLETSDYFRDFDWGNLKAFYYVAKVGNISGAAHFLKLSQPAMSRQISKLEKHLRYPLFTRNRGGVKLTRKGEELLSVVESTFLGLRGFTHNTHALTKITRKRKIKIATSYAVATYVINDLILEYSIKNPNVVFEIIARDDVLDVILNDVDIAICPYDPHLQGVIQEPLLTLQKKLYASEKYLAQYKEPRKVEDLKDHRLIAISSNAENYPYADVNWILKLGLPEGKLHEASFFSNSIECMVSAAIRGIGIIASYDEMAILKDARLKNILPNVTDNMVKEYFIYPKHLKGDNDIIDIKNYLQKTLLFNDT